A single region of the Neodiprion pinetum isolate iyNeoPine1 chromosome 5, iyNeoPine1.2, whole genome shotgun sequence genome encodes:
- the siz gene encoding IQ motif and SEC7 domain-containing protein 1 isoform X1, translating to MSDVTKIGDPGGFPDPDLETMLEEKNQLIARQYAEIERIQHELTDIIGERDALLCEVSKLKFELEMADLKRLQDDSFPQKMDRPSHSASLGQVHGAGSHGMYSTGSQSALSTSYITGQSYIQGQNYIHTSYPASTTQAFPHAGYPQPQSYGAMVQGYGGQPQSSYQQPLHKKGSVRNGDVLKRCRLQNPYELSQDLLDKQIEMLERKYGGVKARNAALTIQRAFRRYTLLKKFAAITAMAKAEKRLSRRLQETAERPGSAMENERVAYHSQIYIQQVQSANNRPMPIRSMSLRERRHIDNSQSSAHIPRSQSGRCEIQAGPTQSPAVGHHQSNHNLHQNSHNVHQLGRHTPSLMPSPCVRHQQPPPSPCWDSSSQGSGSSIHYYNPQEALCGLRQETPPRDMHRTPCTSPSTPQNLQAPPPQSWGNSSQPGSGSRVRNSGKKVPPEVPKRTSSITSRSMEGRHNGLSKSVENGSLSSVQSSGSDSTNCESSEGDAHRGSPIWKHKGISSSPEHQECGHITESSGPMSSIKELSHSHASSGYQLPLMDDTEAPPQTSYKVSETVRKRQYRVGLNLFNKKPERGISYLIRRGFLENSPQGVARFLISRKGLSKQMIGEYLGNLQNSFNMAVLECFSHELDLSGMQVDVALRKFQAYFRMPGEAQKIERLMEVYSQRYCQCNPDVVARLRSPDTVFVLAFAIIMLNTDLHTPNLKPERRMRLDDFIKNLRGIDDCGDIDRDILVGIYERVKANEFKPGSDHVTQVMKVQATIVGKKPNMALPHRRLVCYCRLYEIPDIHKKERPGVHQREVFLFNDLLVVTKILSKKKSSVTYTFRQSFPLCGMVVTLFEVAHYPYGIRLSQRVDGKVLVTFNARNEHDRCKFAEDLRESISEMDEMETLRIETELERQKSSRGARGSAENRDSGVADVEVCPCPGTCTERTEAVDLDTQLKRSALSNSLLDIHEQFAGEKPQRRGSVGSLDSGMSISFQSTSASSMSQGVKNQNPVQAHHPVHPGATIPGGAKGLAQQPSFLGGLFAKRERKPSRSEDTGPYSRTTEV from the exons TTTTCCACAAAAAATGGATAGGCCATCGCACAGCGCCAGTCTTGGGCAAGTTCATGGTGCGGGTTCCCACGGGATGTATTCTACCGGAAGTCAGTCGGCGCTCTCTACTTCGTACATCACAGGACAGTCGTACATCCAGGGCCAGAATTATATTCACACGTCGTACCCGGCATCAACGACCCAAGCATTTCCACACGCTGGATACCCGCAACCACAAAGCTATGGTGCTATGGTCCAAGGCTATGGTGGGCAACCTCAGTCATCTTACCAGCAGCCACTGCATAAAAAGGGCTCCGTCAGAAATGGCGACGTTCTCAAGCGTTGCAGACTTCAAAACCC GTACGAGCTCTCCCAAGACCTGCTAGACAAGCAGATTGAAATGCTGGAGCGAAAATACGGCGGTGTAAAAGCTAGAAACGCAGCTCTGACAATCCAGCGAGCGTTCCGCAGGTATACACTGCTGAAGAAATTCGCGGCGATCACAGCAATGGCCAAAGCAGAAAAACGACTCAGCAGACGTCTGCAGGAGACAGCTGAGAGACCAGGAAGCGCGATGGAGAATGAGAGAGTCGCTTACCACAGTCAGATATACATACAGCAAGTCCAATCGGCAAACAACCGACCAATGCCCATCAGAAGTATGTCGTTGAGGGAAAGAAGGCACATCGACAATTCTCAATCGTCCGCTCATATACCGAGAAGTCAGAGTGGCCGCTGCGAGATCCAAGCTGGTCCCACTCAGTCCCCGGCCGTAGGGCACCATCAGAGTAACCACAACTTGCATCAGAACAGTCACAACGTGCATCAACTTGGCCGTCACACGCCTTCGCTGATGCCTAGCCCTTGCGTAAGACATCAACAACCTCCTCCGAGTCCGTGTTGGGACTCGAGTTCCCAGGGTAGCGGGTCTAGCATCCATTACTACAACCCTCAAGAAGCCCTATGCGGCTTGAGACAGGAGACGCCACCTAGAGATATGCATAGAACTCCGTGTACGTCTCCGTCGACCCCGCAGAACCTTCAGGCCCCGCCGCCTCAGTCATGGGGCAACAGTTCCCAGCCAGGATCCGGGAGCAGAGTCAGGAATTCGGGGAAAAAAGTACCGCCGGAAGTCCCGAAGAGAACCTCATCGATAACTTCCAGGTCTATGGAGGGTAGACATAACGGGCTCAGCAAGAGTGTTGAGAATGGAAGTCTGAGCTCTGTCCAAAGCTCTGGGAGCGACTCGACAAATTGCGAAAGTTCCGAGGGTGACGCTCACAGAGGTTCGCCGATATGGAAACACAAAGGAATC TCGAGTTCACCCGAACACCAAGAATGCGGACACATAACAGAGAGCAGCGGTCCGATGAGCAGCATAAAAGAACTAAGTCATTCGCACGCCAGCTCCGGCTACCAGCTCCCATTGATGGATGATACGGAAGCACCACCGCAAACAAGTTATAAAGTTTCGGAGACTGTCAGAAAACGCCAGTACAGAGTGGGGCTGAATTTGTTTAACAAAAAACCGGAGCGGGGTATCAGCTACCTAATCAGGCGAGGCTTTTTGGAAAACAGTCCCCAAGGTGTCGCCAGGTTTCTGATCAGCAGGAAAGGATTGTCCAAACAGATGATCGGGGAGTATCTTGGAAACCTCCAGAATTCGTTCAACATGGCTGTTCTAGA GTGCTTCTCTCACGAACTGGATCTGTCGGGTATGCAGGTCGACGTAGCCCTTCGTAAATTCCAAGCATATTTCCGCATGCCCGGCGAGGCACAGAAAATCGAACGTCTGATGGAAGTGTACAGCCAACGGTACTGTCAGTGCAACCCTGACGTAGTCGCTCGTCTACGCTCGCCGGATACGGTCTTCGTATTAGCGTTTGCGATAATAATGCTGAACACCGATTTGCACACGCCAAACTTGAAACCCGAGCGAAGGATGAGACTCGatgatttcataaaaaatctACGGGGGATAGACGACTGCGGAGATATCGACCGGGACATACTCGTTGGGATATACGAGAGAGTTAAGGCCAACGAGTTCAAACCTGGTTCGGACCATGTTACTCAAGTGATGAAGGTCCAGGCAACGATCGTTGGCAAAAAACCAAACATGGCTCTGCCGCATCGTAGACTCGTGTGCTACTGTAGGCTGTACGAAATACCGGATATCCACAAGAAGGAAAGACCTGGCGTTCATCAGAGAGAAGTATTCCTCTTCAACGATCTCCTCGTTGTGACGAAGATATTGAGCAAGAAGAAGAGCAGCGTCACTTACACATTCAGACAGAGTTTCCCACTCTGCGGTATGGTCGTTACTTTGTTCGAAGTTGCAC ATTATCCTTACGGGATAAGATTGTCCCAACGCGTCGACGGTAAGGTGCTCGTGACGTTCAACGCGAGAAACGAACACGACCGCTGCAAGTTTGCAGAGGACTTGAGGGAGTCGATCAGTGAAATGGACGAGATGGAGACACTGAGGATCGAGACGGAATTGGAAAGGCAGAAAAGCAGCCGCGGGGCGAGAGGCAGCGCCGAAAATCGAGACTCCGGCGTTGCGGACGTCGAGGTTTGTCCCTGTCCCGGAACTTGCACGGAAAGAACTGAGGCGGTGGATCTTGATACGCAGCTGAAGAGGTCCGCGCTGAGTAATTCACTACTGGATATCCACGAGCAGT TTGCAGGAGAGAAACCACAACGGCGTGGAAGCGTTGGCTCGCTGGATAGCGGTATGtctatttcttttcaatctACTTCAGCCAGCTCGATGAGCCAGGGCGTAAAGAATCAAAATCCGGTGCAAGCGCATCATCCTGTTCACCCAGGGGCAACTATCCCTGGGGGTGCTAAGGGTTTGGCTCAGCAGCCATCTTTTCTAGGAGGTCTTTTCGCCAAACGCGAACGCAAACCGTCGAGATCTGAAGATACTGGGCCATACAGTCGTACTACCGAAGTATGA
- the siz gene encoding IQ motif and SEC7 domain-containing protein 1 isoform X3, translated as MIDILIRKVSTKRRKIFEIKKTKTKTKTEIDWILCDGAMCEEQCLFWMYSTVKMCFAAVCCRRLGYSFPQKMDRPSHSASLGQVHGAGSHGMYSTGSQSALSTSYITGQSYIQGQNYIHTSYPASTTQAFPHAGYPQPQSYGAMVQGYGGQPQSSYQQPLHKKGSVRNGDVLKRCRLQNPYELSQDLLDKQIEMLERKYGGVKARNAALTIQRAFRRYTLLKKFAAITAMAKAEKRLSRRLQETAERPGSAMENERVAYHSQIYIQQVQSANNRPMPIRSMSLRERRHIDNSQSSAHIPRSQSGRCEIQAGPTQSPAVGHHQSNHNLHQNSHNVHQLGRHTPSLMPSPCVRHQQPPPSPCWDSSSQGSGSSIHYYNPQEALCGLRQETPPRDMHRTPCTSPSTPQNLQAPPPQSWGNSSQPGSGSRVRNSGKKVPPEVPKRTSSITSRSMEGRHNGLSKSVENGSLSSVQSSGSDSTNCESSEGDAHRGSPIWKHKGISSSPEHQECGHITESSGPMSSIKELSHSHASSGYQLPLMDDTEAPPQTSYKVSETVRKRQYRVGLNLFNKKPERGISYLIRRGFLENSPQGVARFLISRKGLSKQMIGEYLGNLQNSFNMAVLECFSHELDLSGMQVDVALRKFQAYFRMPGEAQKIERLMEVYSQRYCQCNPDVVARLRSPDTVFVLAFAIIMLNTDLHTPNLKPERRMRLDDFIKNLRGIDDCGDIDRDILVGIYERVKANEFKPGSDHVTQVMKVQATIVGKKPNMALPHRRLVCYCRLYEIPDIHKKERPGVHQREVFLFNDLLVVTKILSKKKSSVTYTFRQSFPLCGMVVTLFEVAHYPYGIRLSQRVDGKVLVTFNARNEHDRCKFAEDLRESISEMDEMETLRIETELERQKSSRGARGSAENRDSGVADVEVCPCPGTCTERTEAVDLDTQLKRSALSNSLLDIHEQFAGEKPQRRGSVGSLDSGMSISFQSTSASSMSQGVKNQNPVQAHHPVHPGATIPGGAKGLAQQPSFLGGLFAKRERKPSRSEDTGPYSRTTEV; from the exons TTTTCCACAAAAAATGGATAGGCCATCGCACAGCGCCAGTCTTGGGCAAGTTCATGGTGCGGGTTCCCACGGGATGTATTCTACCGGAAGTCAGTCGGCGCTCTCTACTTCGTACATCACAGGACAGTCGTACATCCAGGGCCAGAATTATATTCACACGTCGTACCCGGCATCAACGACCCAAGCATTTCCACACGCTGGATACCCGCAACCACAAAGCTATGGTGCTATGGTCCAAGGCTATGGTGGGCAACCTCAGTCATCTTACCAGCAGCCACTGCATAAAAAGGGCTCCGTCAGAAATGGCGACGTTCTCAAGCGTTGCAGACTTCAAAACCC GTACGAGCTCTCCCAAGACCTGCTAGACAAGCAGATTGAAATGCTGGAGCGAAAATACGGCGGTGTAAAAGCTAGAAACGCAGCTCTGACAATCCAGCGAGCGTTCCGCAGGTATACACTGCTGAAGAAATTCGCGGCGATCACAGCAATGGCCAAAGCAGAAAAACGACTCAGCAGACGTCTGCAGGAGACAGCTGAGAGACCAGGAAGCGCGATGGAGAATGAGAGAGTCGCTTACCACAGTCAGATATACATACAGCAAGTCCAATCGGCAAACAACCGACCAATGCCCATCAGAAGTATGTCGTTGAGGGAAAGAAGGCACATCGACAATTCTCAATCGTCCGCTCATATACCGAGAAGTCAGAGTGGCCGCTGCGAGATCCAAGCTGGTCCCACTCAGTCCCCGGCCGTAGGGCACCATCAGAGTAACCACAACTTGCATCAGAACAGTCACAACGTGCATCAACTTGGCCGTCACACGCCTTCGCTGATGCCTAGCCCTTGCGTAAGACATCAACAACCTCCTCCGAGTCCGTGTTGGGACTCGAGTTCCCAGGGTAGCGGGTCTAGCATCCATTACTACAACCCTCAAGAAGCCCTATGCGGCTTGAGACAGGAGACGCCACCTAGAGATATGCATAGAACTCCGTGTACGTCTCCGTCGACCCCGCAGAACCTTCAGGCCCCGCCGCCTCAGTCATGGGGCAACAGTTCCCAGCCAGGATCCGGGAGCAGAGTCAGGAATTCGGGGAAAAAAGTACCGCCGGAAGTCCCGAAGAGAACCTCATCGATAACTTCCAGGTCTATGGAGGGTAGACATAACGGGCTCAGCAAGAGTGTTGAGAATGGAAGTCTGAGCTCTGTCCAAAGCTCTGGGAGCGACTCGACAAATTGCGAAAGTTCCGAGGGTGACGCTCACAGAGGTTCGCCGATATGGAAACACAAAGGAATC TCGAGTTCACCCGAACACCAAGAATGCGGACACATAACAGAGAGCAGCGGTCCGATGAGCAGCATAAAAGAACTAAGTCATTCGCACGCCAGCTCCGGCTACCAGCTCCCATTGATGGATGATACGGAAGCACCACCGCAAACAAGTTATAAAGTTTCGGAGACTGTCAGAAAACGCCAGTACAGAGTGGGGCTGAATTTGTTTAACAAAAAACCGGAGCGGGGTATCAGCTACCTAATCAGGCGAGGCTTTTTGGAAAACAGTCCCCAAGGTGTCGCCAGGTTTCTGATCAGCAGGAAAGGATTGTCCAAACAGATGATCGGGGAGTATCTTGGAAACCTCCAGAATTCGTTCAACATGGCTGTTCTAGA GTGCTTCTCTCACGAACTGGATCTGTCGGGTATGCAGGTCGACGTAGCCCTTCGTAAATTCCAAGCATATTTCCGCATGCCCGGCGAGGCACAGAAAATCGAACGTCTGATGGAAGTGTACAGCCAACGGTACTGTCAGTGCAACCCTGACGTAGTCGCTCGTCTACGCTCGCCGGATACGGTCTTCGTATTAGCGTTTGCGATAATAATGCTGAACACCGATTTGCACACGCCAAACTTGAAACCCGAGCGAAGGATGAGACTCGatgatttcataaaaaatctACGGGGGATAGACGACTGCGGAGATATCGACCGGGACATACTCGTTGGGATATACGAGAGAGTTAAGGCCAACGAGTTCAAACCTGGTTCGGACCATGTTACTCAAGTGATGAAGGTCCAGGCAACGATCGTTGGCAAAAAACCAAACATGGCTCTGCCGCATCGTAGACTCGTGTGCTACTGTAGGCTGTACGAAATACCGGATATCCACAAGAAGGAAAGACCTGGCGTTCATCAGAGAGAAGTATTCCTCTTCAACGATCTCCTCGTTGTGACGAAGATATTGAGCAAGAAGAAGAGCAGCGTCACTTACACATTCAGACAGAGTTTCCCACTCTGCGGTATGGTCGTTACTTTGTTCGAAGTTGCAC ATTATCCTTACGGGATAAGATTGTCCCAACGCGTCGACGGTAAGGTGCTCGTGACGTTCAACGCGAGAAACGAACACGACCGCTGCAAGTTTGCAGAGGACTTGAGGGAGTCGATCAGTGAAATGGACGAGATGGAGACACTGAGGATCGAGACGGAATTGGAAAGGCAGAAAAGCAGCCGCGGGGCGAGAGGCAGCGCCGAAAATCGAGACTCCGGCGTTGCGGACGTCGAGGTTTGTCCCTGTCCCGGAACTTGCACGGAAAGAACTGAGGCGGTGGATCTTGATACGCAGCTGAAGAGGTCCGCGCTGAGTAATTCACTACTGGATATCCACGAGCAGT TTGCAGGAGAGAAACCACAACGGCGTGGAAGCGTTGGCTCGCTGGATAGCGGTATGtctatttcttttcaatctACTTCAGCCAGCTCGATGAGCCAGGGCGTAAAGAATCAAAATCCGGTGCAAGCGCATCATCCTGTTCACCCAGGGGCAACTATCCCTGGGGGTGCTAAGGGTTTGGCTCAGCAGCCATCTTTTCTAGGAGGTCTTTTCGCCAAACGCGAACGCAAACCGTCGAGATCTGAAGATACTGGGCCATACAGTCGTACTACCGAAGTATGA
- the siz gene encoding IQ motif and SEC7 domain-containing protein 1 isoform X9 — translation MDRPSHSASLGQVHGAGSHGMYSTGSQSALSTSYITGQSYIQGQNYIHTSYPASTTQAFPHAGYPQPQSYGAMVQGYGGQPQSSYQQPLHKKGSVRNGDVLKRCRLQNPYELSQDLLDKQIEMLERKYGGVKARNAALTIQRAFRRYTLLKKFAAITAMAKAEKRLSRRLQETAERPGSAMENERVAYHSQIYIQQVQSANNRPMPIRSMSLRERRHIDNSQSSAHIPRSQSGRCEIQAGPTQSPAVGHHQSNHNLHQNSHNVHQLGRHTPSLMPSPCVRHQQPPPSPCWDSSSQGSGSSIHYYNPQEALCGLRQETPPRDMHRTPCTSPSTPQNLQAPPPQSWGNSSQPGSGSRVRNSGKKVPPEVPKRTSSITSRSMEGRHNGLSKSVENGSLSSVQSSGSDSTNCESSEGDAHRGSPIWKHKGISSSPEHQECGHITESSGPMSSIKELSHSHASSGYQLPLMDDTEAPPQTSYKVSETVRKRQYRVGLNLFNKKPERGISYLIRRGFLENSPQGVARFLISRKGLSKQMIGEYLGNLQNSFNMAVLECFSHELDLSGMQVDVALRKFQAYFRMPGEAQKIERLMEVYSQRYCQCNPDVVARLRSPDTVFVLAFAIIMLNTDLHTPNLKPERRMRLDDFIKNLRGIDDCGDIDRDILVGIYERVKANEFKPGSDHVTQVMKVQATIVGKKPNMALPHRRLVCYCRLYEIPDIHKKERPGVHQREVFLFNDLLVVTKILSKKKSSVTYTFRQSFPLCGMVVTLFEVAHYPYGIRLSQRVDGKVLVTFNARNEHDRCKFAEDLRESISEMDEMETLRIETELERQKSSRGARGSAENRDSGVADVEVCPCPGTCTERTEAVDLDTQLKRSALSNSLLDIHEQFAGEKPQRRGSVGSLDSGMSISFQSTSASSMSQGVKNQNPVQAHHPVHPGATIPGGAKGLAQQPSFLGGLFAKRERKPSRSEDTGPYSRTTEV, via the exons ATGGATAGGCCATCGCACAGCGCCAGTCTTGGGCAAGTTCATGGTGCGGGTTCCCACGGGATGTATTCTACCGGAAGTCAGTCGGCGCTCTCTACTTCGTACATCACAGGACAGTCGTACATCCAGGGCCAGAATTATATTCACACGTCGTACCCGGCATCAACGACCCAAGCATTTCCACACGCTGGATACCCGCAACCACAAAGCTATGGTGCTATGGTCCAAGGCTATGGTGGGCAACCTCAGTCATCTTACCAGCAGCCACTGCATAAAAAGGGCTCCGTCAGAAATGGCGACGTTCTCAAGCGTTGCAGACTTCAAAACCC GTACGAGCTCTCCCAAGACCTGCTAGACAAGCAGATTGAAATGCTGGAGCGAAAATACGGCGGTGTAAAAGCTAGAAACGCAGCTCTGACAATCCAGCGAGCGTTCCGCAGGTATACACTGCTGAAGAAATTCGCGGCGATCACAGCAATGGCCAAAGCAGAAAAACGACTCAGCAGACGTCTGCAGGAGACAGCTGAGAGACCAGGAAGCGCGATGGAGAATGAGAGAGTCGCTTACCACAGTCAGATATACATACAGCAAGTCCAATCGGCAAACAACCGACCAATGCCCATCAGAAGTATGTCGTTGAGGGAAAGAAGGCACATCGACAATTCTCAATCGTCCGCTCATATACCGAGAAGTCAGAGTGGCCGCTGCGAGATCCAAGCTGGTCCCACTCAGTCCCCGGCCGTAGGGCACCATCAGAGTAACCACAACTTGCATCAGAACAGTCACAACGTGCATCAACTTGGCCGTCACACGCCTTCGCTGATGCCTAGCCCTTGCGTAAGACATCAACAACCTCCTCCGAGTCCGTGTTGGGACTCGAGTTCCCAGGGTAGCGGGTCTAGCATCCATTACTACAACCCTCAAGAAGCCCTATGCGGCTTGAGACAGGAGACGCCACCTAGAGATATGCATAGAACTCCGTGTACGTCTCCGTCGACCCCGCAGAACCTTCAGGCCCCGCCGCCTCAGTCATGGGGCAACAGTTCCCAGCCAGGATCCGGGAGCAGAGTCAGGAATTCGGGGAAAAAAGTACCGCCGGAAGTCCCGAAGAGAACCTCATCGATAACTTCCAGGTCTATGGAGGGTAGACATAACGGGCTCAGCAAGAGTGTTGAGAATGGAAGTCTGAGCTCTGTCCAAAGCTCTGGGAGCGACTCGACAAATTGCGAAAGTTCCGAGGGTGACGCTCACAGAGGTTCGCCGATATGGAAACACAAAGGAATC TCGAGTTCACCCGAACACCAAGAATGCGGACACATAACAGAGAGCAGCGGTCCGATGAGCAGCATAAAAGAACTAAGTCATTCGCACGCCAGCTCCGGCTACCAGCTCCCATTGATGGATGATACGGAAGCACCACCGCAAACAAGTTATAAAGTTTCGGAGACTGTCAGAAAACGCCAGTACAGAGTGGGGCTGAATTTGTTTAACAAAAAACCGGAGCGGGGTATCAGCTACCTAATCAGGCGAGGCTTTTTGGAAAACAGTCCCCAAGGTGTCGCCAGGTTTCTGATCAGCAGGAAAGGATTGTCCAAACAGATGATCGGGGAGTATCTTGGAAACCTCCAGAATTCGTTCAACATGGCTGTTCTAGA GTGCTTCTCTCACGAACTGGATCTGTCGGGTATGCAGGTCGACGTAGCCCTTCGTAAATTCCAAGCATATTTCCGCATGCCCGGCGAGGCACAGAAAATCGAACGTCTGATGGAAGTGTACAGCCAACGGTACTGTCAGTGCAACCCTGACGTAGTCGCTCGTCTACGCTCGCCGGATACGGTCTTCGTATTAGCGTTTGCGATAATAATGCTGAACACCGATTTGCACACGCCAAACTTGAAACCCGAGCGAAGGATGAGACTCGatgatttcataaaaaatctACGGGGGATAGACGACTGCGGAGATATCGACCGGGACATACTCGTTGGGATATACGAGAGAGTTAAGGCCAACGAGTTCAAACCTGGTTCGGACCATGTTACTCAAGTGATGAAGGTCCAGGCAACGATCGTTGGCAAAAAACCAAACATGGCTCTGCCGCATCGTAGACTCGTGTGCTACTGTAGGCTGTACGAAATACCGGATATCCACAAGAAGGAAAGACCTGGCGTTCATCAGAGAGAAGTATTCCTCTTCAACGATCTCCTCGTTGTGACGAAGATATTGAGCAAGAAGAAGAGCAGCGTCACTTACACATTCAGACAGAGTTTCCCACTCTGCGGTATGGTCGTTACTTTGTTCGAAGTTGCAC ATTATCCTTACGGGATAAGATTGTCCCAACGCGTCGACGGTAAGGTGCTCGTGACGTTCAACGCGAGAAACGAACACGACCGCTGCAAGTTTGCAGAGGACTTGAGGGAGTCGATCAGTGAAATGGACGAGATGGAGACACTGAGGATCGAGACGGAATTGGAAAGGCAGAAAAGCAGCCGCGGGGCGAGAGGCAGCGCCGAAAATCGAGACTCCGGCGTTGCGGACGTCGAGGTTTGTCCCTGTCCCGGAACTTGCACGGAAAGAACTGAGGCGGTGGATCTTGATACGCAGCTGAAGAGGTCCGCGCTGAGTAATTCACTACTGGATATCCACGAGCAGT TTGCAGGAGAGAAACCACAACGGCGTGGAAGCGTTGGCTCGCTGGATAGCGGTATGtctatttcttttcaatctACTTCAGCCAGCTCGATGAGCCAGGGCGTAAAGAATCAAAATCCGGTGCAAGCGCATCATCCTGTTCACCCAGGGGCAACTATCCCTGGGGGTGCTAAGGGTTTGGCTCAGCAGCCATCTTTTCTAGGAGGTCTTTTCGCCAAACGCGAACGCAAACCGTCGAGATCTGAAGATACTGGGCCATACAGTCGTACTACCGAAGTATGA